One Gordonia zhaorongruii DNA segment encodes these proteins:
- the pta gene encoding phosphate acetyltransferase has protein sequence MTGSGARSVYIASAEGDTGKSTVALGVLELLAATGGRVGVFRPISRSEAGERDYILDLLLQFCSVDIPYEECIGVTYDEVHADPDAAIGEIVARYHAVAEHCDNVLVVGSDYTDVASPSELSYNARIAANLSSPIILVVKALDRDPAEVKAVADVLMADIKSSHASTVGIVANRCRPHRRTDVLDALRDTGVQAWALPEEPLLTAPTMAELREALDATLYSGDETLLDREALDVMVGGMTAEHILERLGESMVVIAPADRSDVLLALVNANSAAGFPQLAGIILNGGLRPHPMIDGLVRGLRPTLPILNCEHGTFETARIASHTRGRMATGSVRKIDAALTLMEQNVSQAELVGQLDLHAPEVMTPQMFEYQLLAQAKSDVQHIVLPEGGDDRILRATDRLLRRGVAKLTLLGNPDSVRRRASELGIDLADVDVIDPTESELIDEFADAYTELRKHKGMTRDRAVQVVRDESYFGTMMLHTGRVDGMVSGAVHTTAQTIRPAFEIIKTVPGVSTVSSVFFMCLADKVLAYGDCAVVPDPTAEELADIAISSAKTAEVFGIEPRVALLSYSTGGSGSGKDVEKVQQATELVRERADDLRVEGPIQYDAAVEPSVAATKMPDSDVAGRATVLIFPDLNTGNNTYKAVQRSAGAIAIGPVLQGLNKPMNDLSRGALVSDIVNTVAITAIQAQNLKNGK, from the coding sequence ATGACTGGCTCTGGCGCCCGCAGTGTGTACATCGCATCCGCCGAGGGGGACACCGGCAAGTCGACAGTCGCCCTCGGCGTCTTGGAGCTGCTGGCAGCGACCGGCGGACGAGTCGGCGTGTTCCGCCCGATCTCCCGGTCGGAGGCGGGGGAACGCGACTACATCCTCGATCTGCTGCTGCAGTTCTGCTCCGTCGACATCCCGTACGAGGAGTGCATCGGCGTCACCTACGACGAGGTGCACGCCGACCCGGACGCCGCGATCGGCGAGATCGTGGCCAGGTATCACGCCGTCGCCGAGCACTGCGACAACGTGCTGGTGGTCGGCTCGGACTACACGGACGTCGCGTCGCCGTCCGAGCTGAGTTACAACGCGCGGATCGCAGCCAACCTGTCGTCGCCGATCATCCTGGTGGTGAAGGCACTGGACCGCGACCCCGCCGAGGTGAAGGCCGTCGCCGACGTGCTGATGGCCGACATCAAGTCGTCGCACGCGTCGACCGTCGGCATCGTTGCGAACCGATGCCGACCGCACCGGCGTACCGATGTTCTCGACGCATTGCGGGATACCGGCGTCCAGGCGTGGGCGCTGCCGGAGGAGCCGTTGCTCACCGCGCCCACGATGGCCGAGCTCCGTGAAGCCCTCGACGCCACGTTGTACAGCGGTGACGAGACGCTTCTCGACCGGGAAGCGCTCGATGTGATGGTCGGCGGGATGACCGCCGAGCACATCCTGGAACGGCTGGGAGAGTCGATGGTCGTGATCGCGCCTGCCGACCGCTCCGACGTGCTGCTGGCCTTGGTGAACGCGAACTCGGCGGCCGGGTTCCCGCAACTGGCGGGCATCATCCTCAACGGTGGGCTGCGTCCGCACCCGATGATCGACGGGCTGGTGCGCGGCCTGCGCCCCACGCTGCCCATCCTCAACTGCGAGCACGGAACCTTCGAGACGGCGCGCATCGCGTCGCACACGCGGGGCCGGATGGCGACCGGATCGGTCCGCAAGATCGATGCGGCGCTCACGCTGATGGAGCAGAACGTGTCGCAGGCCGAACTGGTCGGACAACTGGACCTGCATGCGCCCGAGGTGATGACACCGCAGATGTTCGAGTACCAGCTGCTCGCGCAGGCGAAATCGGACGTCCAGCACATCGTGCTGCCCGAAGGGGGCGACGACCGCATCCTGCGGGCCACCGACCGGCTGCTGCGCCGGGGCGTCGCGAAGCTGACGCTGCTCGGCAACCCGGACTCGGTGCGTCGCCGCGCGAGCGAACTGGGTATCGACCTGGCCGACGTGGATGTCATCGATCCGACCGAGTCGGAGCTGATCGACGAGTTCGCCGACGCGTACACCGAACTCCGCAAGCACAAGGGAATGACGCGCGACCGCGCTGTTCAGGTGGTGCGCGACGAGTCGTACTTCGGGACGATGATGCTGCACACCGGGCGCGTGGACGGAATGGTCTCCGGGGCGGTGCACACGACGGCACAGACCATCCGGCCGGCGTTCGAGATCATCAAGACCGTGCCGGGCGTCTCCACGGTGTCGAGCGTGTTCTTCATGTGCCTGGCCGACAAGGTGCTCGCATACGGTGACTGCGCGGTGGTCCCCGACCCGACAGCGGAGGAACTGGCCGATATCGCGATCTCGTCGGCGAAGACGGCCGAGGTGTTCGGGATCGAGCCGCGCGTCGCGCTCCTGTCGTACTCGACGGGTGGCTCGGGGTCGGGCAAGGACGTCGAGAAAGTTCAGCAGGCGACGGAACTGGTGCGTGAGCGCGCCGACGATCTCCGCGTCGAGGGGCCCATCCAGTACGACGCGGCGGTGGAGCCGAGTGTGGCGGCAACCAAGATGCCCGATTCCGACGTGGCGGGTCGTGCGACGGTGCTGATCTTCCCCGACCTCAACACCGGCAACAACACGTACAAGGCGGTCCAGCGAAGCGCCGGTGCCATCGCCATCGGCCCGGTCTTGCAGGGGCTCAACAAACCGATGAACGACTTGTCGCGAGGGGCATTGGTGTCCGACATCGTGAACACCGTCGCGATCACCGCCATCCAGGCGCAGAACCTCAAGAACGGGAAGTGA
- a CDS encoding TetR/AcrR family transcriptional regulator has product MDRDRMLEVGVALVSRFGAKALSLTSVARQAGVARATAYRMFGGRDALVEALVAHELDLLRQNLREWGVDEPDIAAKLRTRTLRSLEYIRQHQAIQYVLRNEPEEIVRALVTTTESSGPTLVDMVVDVSLADLDDSETASLSPDPRVAMEFVVRAAYSYLLVPDGAMTDDQFADLVVRAVVR; this is encoded by the coding sequence ATGGACCGTGACCGGATGCTCGAAGTCGGCGTCGCGCTGGTGTCCCGTTTCGGTGCGAAGGCGCTGAGTCTGACATCGGTTGCCCGGCAGGCCGGCGTCGCGCGGGCGACCGCCTATCGGATGTTCGGCGGGCGCGACGCTCTCGTCGAGGCTCTCGTCGCCCACGAGCTGGACCTGCTGCGACAGAACCTGCGCGAATGGGGCGTCGACGAGCCCGACATCGCGGCCAAGCTCCGCACGCGAACGCTGCGGTCGCTCGAGTACATCCGGCAGCATCAGGCGATCCAGTACGTCCTTCGCAACGAGCCGGAGGAGATCGTCCGGGCACTCGTCACGACCACGGAATCGTCCGGGCCCACGCTCGTCGACATGGTCGTCGACGTCAGCCTCGCCGATCTCGACGACTCCGAGACCGCGAGCCTGTCGCCTGATCCGCGGGTGGCGATGGAGTTCGTCGTGCGCGCCGCCTACTCGTATCTCCTCGTTCCGGACGGCGCCATGACAGACGATCAGTTCGCCGACCTGGTGGTGCGTGCCGTCGTTCGCTGA
- a CDS encoding DUF5709 domain-containing protein: protein MSARDDGNDDYDLDDSNQLQPEDTLDDSEVGDILDRGYSPPEYQPATHEHESLGGRLTEEEPDIAADGAERDPDFPEAAESGSSRAGRLIAPDEGAGQDIDSELVGRDAGIDGAGATAEEAAIHIIE, encoded by the coding sequence ATGAGTGCTCGGGACGATGGGAACGACGACTACGACCTCGACGACAGCAACCAGCTGCAGCCGGAGGACACTCTGGACGACTCCGAGGTCGGCGACATCCTCGACCGCGGCTACTCGCCGCCCGAGTACCAGCCGGCGACGCACGAGCACGAGTCACTCGGCGGGCGGCTGACCGAGGAAGAGCCCGACATCGCGGCCGACGGCGCCGAGCGCGACCCGGACTTCCCGGAAGCTGCGGAATCCGGATCATCTCGGGCAGGCCGGCTGATCGCCCCGGACGAGGGGGCAGGTCAGGACATCGACTCCGAGCTCGTCGGACGGGACGCGGGCATCGACGGCGCTGGCGCCACCGCCGAGGAGGCCGCCATCCACATCATCGAGTAA
- a CDS encoding cation diffusion facilitator family transporter translates to MSGTRDLSRWALLSIAAAVATIALKTGAWLVTDSVGLLSDAAESVVNLVAAVGAFIALKIAARPSDDDHNFGHTKSEYFSAVGEGAMIVVAAGFIIYSAVDRLVHPAEIESVGIGLGISVVASVINGLVAWKLMSVGRAQRAVSLEADGKHLLTDVWTTAGVIVGVALVGLTGWLMLDALVAIAVALNIIFVGWRLVRDSTMGLMDTVIPEEERAAIGSVLDGFRSDGVDFHDVRTREAGHQRYVQLHMLVPGEWSVQRGHDLVEAVEAELNAAVVDLRPTIHLEPIDDPRSYEPWRR, encoded by the coding sequence ATGTCGGGGACCCGGGATCTGAGTAGATGGGCGCTGCTGAGTATCGCTGCTGCCGTCGCCACGATCGCATTGAAGACCGGGGCCTGGCTGGTCACCGATTCGGTGGGCCTGCTGTCCGACGCCGCGGAGTCGGTCGTCAATCTGGTCGCCGCGGTCGGCGCCTTCATCGCGCTCAAGATCGCCGCACGACCCTCCGACGACGACCACAACTTCGGTCACACGAAGAGCGAGTACTTCTCGGCAGTCGGCGAGGGAGCGATGATCGTCGTCGCGGCCGGGTTCATCATCTACTCGGCGGTCGATCGGTTGGTGCACCCGGCCGAGATCGAATCGGTGGGCATCGGACTGGGGATATCCGTGGTCGCGAGCGTCATCAACGGACTCGTCGCCTGGAAGCTGATGTCCGTCGGACGGGCGCAGCGCGCGGTCTCCCTGGAAGCGGACGGTAAGCACCTGCTCACCGACGTGTGGACGACGGCCGGCGTGATCGTCGGTGTCGCACTCGTCGGACTGACCGGCTGGCTGATGCTCGACGCACTGGTCGCCATCGCGGTCGCGCTCAACATCATCTTCGTCGGGTGGCGGCTGGTGCGGGACTCGACGATGGGGCTGATGGACACGGTCATCCCCGAAGAGGAGCGCGCCGCGATCGGCTCGGTGCTCGACGGGTTCCGCTCAGACGGTGTCGACTTCCATGACGTCCGGACGCGGGAGGCCGGACATCAGCGGTACGTGCAATTGCACATGCTGGTGCCCGGAGAGTGGTCGGTGCAACGCGGTCATGACCTCGTCGAAGCGGTCGAAGCCGAGTTGAATGCGGCCGTCGTCGACCTGCGTCCGACGATCCACCTGGAACCGATCGATGATCCGCGCAGCTACGAACCATGGCGCCGCTGA
- a CDS encoding HdeD family acid-resistance protein, with amino-acid sequence MTVHRAPSALPDDAVNAVRSMLVASSVVGIVLGVIALAWPDVTLAVVAVLFGASLVVVGLFRLFLAFATTAAPFVLRMVLAGLGVVVLAAGVLAVLNPVESLTLLGVVIGVGWIFAGIQDLFGARLNVAVVPRWLVIIGGVVSIGAGIAMIVLPAIWTLSTILWILAVLLIATSIATLLTLPRQQVRKESKLRKRKATKAKAAAADDADTLDADDAVGTTGGATAHDSVGDADDATGADQGTGAAGADGAAGER; translated from the coding sequence ATGACAGTTCATCGCGCCCCATCAGCCCTGCCCGACGACGCAGTGAACGCCGTGCGTTCGATGCTGGTCGCGTCGTCGGTCGTCGGCATCGTGCTCGGTGTCATCGCCCTCGCCTGGCCCGACGTGACTCTCGCGGTGGTCGCGGTCCTGTTCGGTGCATCGCTGGTCGTCGTCGGCCTGTTCCGGCTGTTCCTCGCCTTCGCGACGACGGCGGCTCCGTTCGTGCTTCGCATGGTCCTCGCGGGCCTGGGAGTCGTCGTGCTGGCAGCCGGCGTGCTGGCCGTGCTGAATCCGGTGGAATCGTTGACTCTGCTGGGTGTGGTCATCGGTGTCGGCTGGATCTTCGCCGGCATACAGGATCTGTTCGGGGCGCGATTGAACGTCGCCGTCGTTCCGCGGTGGCTGGTGATCATCGGCGGCGTCGTGTCGATCGGCGCGGGCATCGCGATGATCGTGCTCCCCGCGATCTGGACGTTGTCGACCATCCTGTGGATTCTCGCCGTCTTGCTGATCGCCACCAGCATCGCAACCCTGCTGACGCTGCCGCGTCAGCAGGTGCGAAAGGAATCCAAGCTGCGGAAGCGGAAGGCGACGAAGGCGAAAGCGGCGGCTGCAGACGACGCGGACACCCTCGACGCCGACGACGCTGTCGGCACCACCGGCGGCGCCACTGCTCATGACAGTGTCGGCGACGCCGACGATGCAACAGGCGCCGATCAGGGAACCGGCGCTGCCGGGGCAGACGGCGCGGCCGGCGAACGCTGA
- a CDS encoding acyl-CoA thioesterase domain-containing protein gives MSQHSFFVPGESGRLQPTPMAHSLWGPDSLNGPAVCGAAAYAAERENSREGWLPTRFTLELFKNARSLPTSLRTEVLRDGRRIRVVQTTVRQHEAGDETGVVVAQGNTVFLKQGDNPPGARWSRPDEQRDVPTVDASDLHTRFHDDVQGWGPDMADYQNARRRRLWSHPLRVVPNDALTPFQRAVISAEGTSLCTNWGEGGIGFINCDLTVALSRLPVGDRLGVESDAHLENDGVSTGTAALFDEQGQYGIGLVTAIDNSRAMIDFNSVVPPIAKALGTEFPGDDRNV, from the coding sequence ATGTCACAGCACTCCTTCTTCGTGCCGGGGGAATCGGGTCGCCTCCAACCGACTCCGATGGCCCACAGTCTGTGGGGTCCCGACTCGTTGAACGGCCCGGCCGTGTGCGGTGCGGCCGCGTACGCCGCCGAACGCGAGAACAGCAGGGAGGGCTGGCTTCCGACCCGGTTCACCCTGGAGCTGTTCAAGAACGCACGGAGTCTGCCGACGAGCTTGCGCACCGAGGTGCTGCGCGACGGCCGCCGGATCCGCGTCGTGCAGACGACTGTCCGCCAGCATGAGGCAGGCGATGAGACGGGTGTGGTCGTCGCGCAGGGGAACACAGTATTCCTGAAGCAGGGTGACAATCCGCCGGGAGCCCGATGGTCGCGCCCCGACGAGCAGCGCGATGTCCCCACGGTCGATGCCTCCGACCTGCACACCCGGTTCCACGACGATGTTCAGGGCTGGGGCCCCGACATGGCCGACTATCAGAACGCCCGGCGCAGGCGCCTGTGGAGCCACCCGCTCCGGGTGGTGCCCAACGACGCGCTGACTCCGTTCCAGCGGGCCGTCATCTCCGCGGAGGGCACCAGCCTGTGCACCAACTGGGGTGAGGGTGGCATCGGGTTCATCAACTGCGACCTGACCGTCGCTCTCAGCCGCCTCCCAGTCGGCGACCGACTCGGCGTCGAATCGGATGCGCACCTGGAGAACGACGGCGTCTCGACCGGCACCGCCGCTCTCTTCGACGAGCAGGGGCAATACGGAATCGGCCTGGTGACCGCGATCGACAACAGCCGCGCCATGATCGATTTCAACTCGGTCGTGCCGCCCATCGCGAAGGCGCTCGGCACCGAATTCCCGGGCGACGACCGTAACGTCTGA
- a CDS encoding deoxyribonuclease IV has protein sequence MRIGAHLRQDENPVATANDLGIDIFQMFVTDPQGWAKPETHPHAAQIRDSPIDVVVHSSYQINVASLNNRLRMPSRKAVEQQAAAAKELGAIGLVVHGGHLRDGEDPAKGFDNWRKLFDRQADKGGFGVPILIENTAGGSHAMARTLESIERLWDAVGDFPEAGFCLDTCHAWAGGEDLVGLADRIKAITGRIDLVHLNNSRDEFDSGRDRHANIESGHIDPDVLAELMRTADAPGVLETPADGVAADLEYLRSTARGDV, from the coding sequence ATGCGCATCGGAGCACACCTTCGCCAGGACGAGAACCCCGTCGCGACCGCGAACGACCTCGGTATCGACATCTTCCAGATGTTCGTCACCGACCCCCAGGGATGGGCCAAACCCGAAACGCACCCGCACGCCGCACAGATCCGCGATTCGCCGATCGACGTGGTCGTGCATTCGAGCTATCAGATCAACGTCGCGAGCCTGAACAACCGGCTGCGGATGCCGTCGCGGAAGGCCGTCGAGCAGCAGGCGGCCGCGGCGAAGGAACTCGGCGCGATCGGCCTCGTCGTCCACGGCGGACATCTTCGAGACGGCGAGGACCCCGCGAAGGGCTTCGACAACTGGCGCAAGCTGTTCGATCGCCAGGCCGACAAGGGCGGATTCGGCGTACCGATACTGATCGAGAACACCGCGGGCGGCAGCCACGCGATGGCCCGCACCCTCGAGTCCATCGAGCGACTGTGGGACGCCGTCGGCGATTTCCCGGAGGCCGGTTTCTGCCTCGATACGTGCCATGCCTGGGCCGGCGGCGAGGATCTCGTCGGCCTCGCCGACCGCATCAAGGCGATCACCGGCCGGATCGACCTGGTCCACCTGAACAATTCGCGCGACGAATTCGACTCGGGGCGCGACCGGCACGCCAACATCGAGTCCGGCCACATCGATCCGGACGTCCTCGCGGAACTGATGCGCACCGCGGATGCCCCCGGCGTCCTGGAGACGCCGGCAGACGGTGTGGCGGCCGACCTCGAATACCTTCGCAGCACCGCGAGAGGCGACGTCTGA
- a CDS encoding acyl-CoA dehydrogenase: protein MGHYKSNLRDLHFNLFEMFQLDKVLESGQFGDLDHETAVDMLREVRTLAEGPIAESFTEADRNPPVFNPDDHSVTMPEGFAKSYKAFIDAGWDKVGVDEELGGMPAPRSLYWALGEMVLGANPPVFMYAAGSGFSNIFYDNATDEQKKWATICAEREWGATMVLTEPDAGSDVGAGRTKATLQEDGSWHIDGVKRFITSADQDMTENIFHLVLARPEGAGPGTKGLSLFFVPKFHFDGETGELGDRNGVYVTNVEDKMGIKASATCELTFGQHGTPAKGWLVGEVHSGIAQMFDVIEHARMMVGTKAISTLSTGYLNALEYAKERVQGADLTQMTDKAAPRVSITHHPDVRRALLTQKAYAEGLRAIYMYTASHQDPVSAEIVSGADAETAHKVNDLLLPIVKGVGSERAYEKLTESLQTLGGSGFLKDYPIEQYIRDSKIDSLYEGTTAIQAQDFFFRKIIRDKGQALAHVAGQVQDFIDNGEGFADERALLKTALDDVQAMAAKLTGWLMGAQEDPKNLYLVGTASVRFLMSVGDLLIGWLLLRQASVAQVALDGGASGDDKAFYEGKVATGRFFAKNMLPQLTSTRHIVENNVDNELMELDEAAF, encoded by the coding sequence ATGGGCCATTACAAGTCCAATCTGCGCGACCTGCACTTCAATCTGTTCGAGATGTTCCAGCTCGACAAGGTGCTCGAGTCGGGACAGTTCGGCGACCTCGACCACGAGACCGCCGTCGACATGCTCCGCGAGGTCAGGACTCTCGCCGAGGGTCCGATCGCGGAATCGTTCACCGAAGCCGACCGCAACCCGCCGGTGTTCAACCCCGACGACCACTCGGTCACCATGCCGGAGGGCTTCGCCAAGTCGTACAAGGCGTTCATCGACGCCGGGTGGGACAAGGTCGGCGTCGACGAGGAGCTCGGCGGCATGCCGGCACCCCGTTCGCTGTACTGGGCGCTCGGCGAGATGGTGCTCGGCGCCAACCCGCCGGTCTTCATGTACGCGGCGGGTTCGGGCTTCTCGAACATCTTCTACGACAACGCCACCGATGAGCAGAAGAAGTGGGCCACCATCTGCGCGGAGCGCGAGTGGGGCGCAACCATGGTCCTCACCGAGCCGGACGCCGGCTCGGATGTGGGCGCCGGCCGCACCAAGGCCACCCTCCAGGAAGACGGCTCCTGGCACATCGACGGAGTGAAGCGCTTCATCACCTCGGCCGATCAGGACATGACCGAGAACATCTTCCACCTCGTGCTGGCACGCCCGGAGGGCGCCGGACCGGGCACCAAGGGCCTGTCGCTGTTCTTCGTGCCGAAGTTCCACTTCGACGGCGAGACCGGTGAGCTGGGCGACCGCAACGGCGTCTACGTCACCAACGTCGAAGACAAGATGGGCATCAAGGCGTCCGCGACGTGCGAGCTCACCTTCGGTCAGCACGGAACCCCCGCCAAGGGCTGGCTGGTCGGCGAGGTCCACTCGGGCATCGCCCAGATGTTCGACGTCATCGAGCACGCTCGCATGATGGTCGGCACCAAGGCCATCTCGACGCTGTCGACGGGTTACCTGAACGCGCTCGAGTACGCCAAGGAGCGCGTCCAGGGCGCCGACCTGACGCAGATGACCGACAAAGCTGCCCCGCGCGTGTCCATCACGCATCACCCGGATGTGCGTCGCGCGCTGCTGACCCAGAAGGCGTACGCCGAGGGTCTGCGCGCGATCTACATGTACACCGCATCGCACCAGGACCCGGTTTCGGCGGAGATCGTCTCCGGTGCCGACGCCGAGACCGCGCACAAAGTGAACGACCTGCTGCTTCCGATCGTCAAGGGCGTCGGCTCCGAGCGTGCCTACGAGAAGCTCACTGAATCGCTGCAGACCCTCGGCGGCTCGGGATTCCTGAAGGACTACCCGATCGAGCAGTACATCCGCGACTCGAAGATCGACTCGCTGTACGAGGGCACCACCGCCATCCAGGCGCAGGACTTCTTCTTCCGCAAGATCATCCGCGACAAGGGCCAGGCGCTGGCCCACGTCGCCGGACAGGTGCAGGACTTCATCGACAACGGTGAGGGCTTCGCCGACGAGCGCGCCCTGCTCAAGACCGCTCTCGACGACGTGCAGGCCATGGCGGCCAAGCTCACCGGCTGGCTGATGGGCGCCCAGGAAGACCCGAAGAACCTCTACCTGGTCGGCACCGCATCGGTCCGTTTCCTGATGTCGGTCGGCGACCTGCTCATCGGCTGGCTGCTGCTGCGCCAGGCGAGCGTTGCCCAGGTCGCACTCGACGGCGGTGCGTCGGGCGACGACAAGGCGTTCTACGAGGGCAAGGTCGCAACCGGCCGCTTCTTCGCGAAGAACATGCTCCCGCAGCTCACCTCGACCCGCCACATCGTGGAGAACAACGTCGACAACGAGCTCATGGAGCTGGACGAAGCCGCTTTCTGA
- a CDS encoding ArsR/SmtB family transcription factor — translation MTDTHADLGQAGVADLHTVLTALADPVRLEMARRLYNADDLLACVQLYDTITKATASHHFRILREAGLIERIPSGQAVHFALRRPDVEAAYPGLLGAVLAAANAR, via the coding sequence ATGACGGACACTCATGCAGACCTCGGTCAGGCCGGCGTCGCCGACCTGCATACCGTGCTGACTGCGCTCGCCGATCCAGTACGGCTGGAGATGGCGCGGCGCCTGTACAACGCCGACGACCTGCTGGCATGCGTGCAGTTGTACGACACCATCACCAAGGCGACCGCGAGTCACCACTTCCGGATCCTGCGCGAAGCGGGTCTCATCGAGCGCATCCCGTCAGGTCAGGCCGTGCATTTCGCACTCCGGAGACCCGACGTCGAGGCGGCGTACCCGGGGCTGCTAGGCGCCGTGCTTGCGGCGGCCAACGCGCGCTAG
- a CDS encoding MFS transporter has product MTTAATDLDRSRTTHPQRWSFGLLLVLLALALGVSALPSPLYPIYQSEWGLSPLSITAVFAVYAVGALTSALTVGPISDAIGRKPLLILALVSILAGLVVFLVADTTWHLMVARLLHGGAIGAITVVSGAALLDVRPFDGSRNGMLSGVALNLGITVTVTASAAAAQWGPSPLRTPYVVIGVVILVLLAAVIVLVEPHAERTGGRIRLQRPSVPAAIRADFWFSGMGILTTWSTLGVFLSLYPALTQKATGHTSIFFVGIVVSVMAGASAITQRAGVLLTPRNAAIVGDVGMVISLLGAIWALNSGSTAAIMIDTVVLGGAFGLAFGGSLRHLGEVAPANARGRVMSAYYLLGYLAIGIPTVVAGALSSQFGTEKIFPWFVSAVALACLVAAILGYRGGRRPVVETPVGL; this is encoded by the coding sequence ATGACCACTGCCGCCACCGACCTGGACCGGTCGCGGACCACGCACCCGCAACGGTGGTCGTTCGGACTATTGCTGGTACTCCTCGCACTGGCACTCGGCGTCTCGGCTCTCCCGTCTCCGCTGTACCCGATCTACCAGTCCGAATGGGGGCTGAGCCCGCTCTCGATCACCGCCGTGTTCGCGGTCTACGCCGTCGGTGCACTCACCTCTGCGCTCACCGTCGGCCCGATATCGGACGCCATCGGCCGGAAGCCCCTGTTGATCCTCGCGCTGGTCTCGATCCTGGCCGGTCTCGTCGTGTTCCTGGTGGCCGACACCACTTGGCATCTCATGGTCGCGAGACTCCTCCACGGCGGCGCGATCGGCGCCATCACCGTCGTCTCCGGCGCCGCCCTGCTCGACGTCCGCCCGTTCGACGGCTCGCGCAACGGCATGCTCAGCGGCGTCGCGCTCAACCTGGGCATCACCGTCACCGTCACCGCGTCGGCGGCGGCAGCGCAATGGGGACCGAGTCCACTGCGCACGCCGTACGTCGTGATCGGTGTCGTGATCCTCGTCCTGCTCGCGGCCGTCATCGTCCTCGTCGAACCGCACGCCGAACGGACCGGCGGCCGGATCCGGCTTCAGCGGCCGTCTGTGCCCGCCGCGATCCGCGCCGACTTCTGGTTCTCCGGCATGGGCATCCTCACCACCTGGTCGACTCTCGGAGTCTTCCTGAGCCTCTACCCGGCGCTGACTCAGAAGGCCACCGGTCACACGTCGATCTTCTTCGTCGGCATCGTCGTCTCGGTGATGGCGGGCGCATCGGCGATCACCCAGCGCGCCGGAGTCCTCCTCACACCACGGAACGCCGCGATCGTCGGCGACGTCGGGATGGTCATCTCCCTGCTCGGTGCGATCTGGGCCCTCAACAGCGGCTCCACCGCAGCGATAATGATCGACACCGTGGTCCTGGGCGGCGCATTCGGACTCGCCTTCGGCGGCTCGTTGCGCCATCTCGGCGAAGTCGCTCCGGCCAACGCCCGCGGGCGCGTGATGAGCGCGTACTACCTCCTCGGGTACCTCGCCATCGGAATCCCGACGGTCGTCGCCGGCGCACTCTCGTCGCAGTTCGGCACCGAGAAGATCTTCCCGTGGTTCGTCTCCGCCGTCGCACTCGCCTGCCTGGTGGCCGCGATACTCGGCTATCGCGGTGGGCGGCGGCCCGTCGTCGAGACTCCCGTCGGTCTCTGA
- a CDS encoding glycine cleavage system protein R — protein MRNLVLSVIGDDRPGLVSALADAVAQQGGNWERSQLAHLAGKFAGIVVVAVSADRADGLIGAVTGLDGLLEVAVHSGDTATPREDTWTPITIGVLGNDRAGIVHELSTALSASGVSIEKMTTGVREAPMAGGMLFEAELDVWVPPGADTTGIRDELERIAAELLVEIDVETRAD, from the coding sequence ATGCGGAATCTGGTGCTGTCGGTAATCGGCGACGATCGTCCGGGGCTCGTGTCGGCGCTGGCCGATGCGGTCGCCCAACAGGGTGGCAATTGGGAGCGAAGCCAGCTGGCGCACCTGGCCGGGAAATTCGCCGGGATCGTCGTCGTCGCGGTGTCGGCCGACCGCGCGGACGGTCTGATCGGTGCAGTCACCGGCCTGGACGGACTGCTGGAGGTGGCGGTCCACTCCGGTGACACCGCGACGCCGCGCGAGGACACGTGGACGCCGATCACGATCGGGGTGCTGGGCAACGACCGAGCCGGCATCGTCCACGAGCTGTCGACGGCACTGAGTGCGAGCGGTGTGTCCATCGAGAAGATGACGACCGGTGTTCGGGAGGCCCCGATGGCCGGGGGCATGCTGTTCGAAGCCGAGCTGGACGTCTGGGTCCCGCCGGGCGCGGACACCACGGGCATCCGCGACGAGCTCGAGCGGATCGCGGCCGAGCTGCTGGTCGAGATCGATGTGGAGACGCGCGCCGACTAG